Proteins encoded by one window of Panicum virgatum strain AP13 chromosome 7N, P.virgatum_v5, whole genome shotgun sequence:
- the LOC120681242 gene encoding uncharacterized protein LOC120681242 gives MLHKYNNRVVNYDEDKKKDAGDKGGDDEFPSVENAFFIFGGPTCDVECIEHAEALALDDALAAQLQGMAEEAMDSKQRHAGNFEPAVGTKDVPLDPKTPDSKALKISASLDSK, from the exons ATGCtccacaagtacaacaaccgcGTCGTGAATtacgacgaggacaagaagaaggatgcaggTGACAAGGGTGGCGACGACGAGTTCCCttcggtggagaacgccttcttcatttTCGGAGGGCCGACG tgcgacgtcgagtgcatcGAGCACGCCGAGGCTCTTGCGCTTGACGACGCCCTAGCCGCGCAGCTGCAAGGAATGGCCGAGGAGGCCATGGATTCCAAGCAGCGGCACGCGGGCAACTTCGAGCCTGCCGTGGGTACCAAGGACGTCCCCCTCGACCCGAAGACCCCCGATAGCAAGGCGCTGAAGATCAGCGCttccctcgacagcaaatag